A region from the Malus domestica chromosome 07, GDT2T_hap1 genome encodes:
- the LOC103439822 gene encoding hevamine-A — protein sequence MASKSTATFLALLSLVTLVLALGANAGGIAIYWGQNGNEGTLAETCASGNYQFVNVAFLTTFGNGQTPAINLAGHCDPTTEECTKLSPEIKSCQAKGIKVILSIGGASGSYSLTSADDARQVATYLWNNFLGGQSSSRPLGAAVLDGIDFDIEGGTDQHWDDLARYLSGYSKRGKKVYLTAAPQCPFPDAYVGNALKTGLFDNVWVQFYNNPPCQYASGDVTNLEDAWKQWTSAIPADKIFLGLPAAPQAAGSGFIPATDLSSQVLPAIKSSAKYGGVMLWSKYYDDLDGYSSSIKNDV from the coding sequence ATGGCTTCAAAGTCCACAGCAACGTTCCTAGCATTGCTCTCTTTAGTGACATTAGTTCTGGCTCTCGGGGCTAATGCCGGTGGAATCGCAATATATTGGGGTCAGAATGGTAATGAAGGCACATTAGCAGAAACATGTGCTTCAGGGAATTACCAATTTGTAAACGTAGCTTTTCTCACCACCTTCGGCAACGGCCAAACGCCTGCAATCAACCTAGCCGGTCACTGTGACCCAACGACAGAAGAATGCACCAAATTGAGCCCAGAAATCAAGTCATGCCAAGCCAAGGGGATTAAAGTCATACTCTCCATAGGAGGAGCTTCTGGGAGCTACTCTCTAACTTCAGCTGATGATGCAAGGCAAGTTGCAACTTACCTGTGGAATAATTTCTTGGGAGGGCAATCGTCGTCGAGGCCATTGGGAGCTGCCGTTTTGGATGGAATTGATTTTGACATCGAGGGAGGGACTGACCAACATTGGGATGACCTAGCAAGGTACCTCTCTGGATATAGCAAGAGAGGCAAGAAAGTTTACTTGACTGCTGCCCCACAATGTCCCTTTCCTGATGCTTATGTTGGAAATGCACTTAAGACGGGCCTCTTTGACAATGTTTGGGTTCAGTTCTACAACAACCCTCCCTGCCAGTACGCTTCTGGGGATGTGACCAACCTTGAAGACGCCTGGAAGCAGTGGACTTCAGCCATCCCTGCAGATAAGATTTTCTTGGGATTGCCTGCTGCACCTCAAGCTGCTGGTAGCGGGTTTATTCCTGCTACTGATCTTAGCTCACAAGTTCTTCCGGCTATTAAAAGTTCGGCTAAGTATGGAGGCGTCATGCTTTGGTCCAAGTATTATGATGATCTTGATGGATACAGCTCCTCCATCAAGAATGATGTCTAG